The segment TCGATTAGACCCAAGACGATCAACATTAATGCTGTTTCTGTCATGGACTTGTCGGCCATCATGCTAATTAAGTGGACTAGCTCTAACCAGAACTGCCATACATAAACGCCCTGGGCAACGATTAAGCCAATATACAGAGGCGCTTGCAACCAGCGGGACATAAATATCCAGCGCGGCAAAGGGCGTAATTTTTTCTCTACGGTGTTGAGGTGTTCGTTCATGCGCTCATTTTAGCGACATTTGTGATGTTTCTATGACATCACGATGATTCTATATAGACCCGCCTTTACTAGGGAATAAGGAATCCGTGATTTCCTTATCCCCCGTCTAGGCCTACTGCTATTTTTTCACTTCTGCTTACTGATACTTGCGGCTAAATACCTGAGCATGCTTACGTTCTATACGCTTAGTATTTTTCAAGACCGCACAGTAGGACAACACCATGATGACTGCGAGTGAGATGCCGTTAAAGTTGTTGAGTAGTTCCATGTGATTTCTCCTTCTTTTGATTAACTTGATAAATAATTTATTGCGCTACCGGTAATTCATCCCACTGCGTGGTGTAGTTCGGCGAGCGATTGCCTGATCGCATCTTCCAGTCTTGCTTAGTTCCAGATGCTGCAGTTTTGATGGCAGCATTACCAAAGCGACTATTGATCGAATCCATCGCCTTCATGAGGCCAGCAGATTTACCCTTGACTTCCATGTCATCAAATAGTGATTGCTGCATCGTAGGCTTATCGGCCAAGAGATTAAGAATGACTCCCGCCTTCTTGTACTTAAAGCCAGTCTTATAGATTTGCTTTAGCCCTTTTAATGCGGCGCTTGTGAGTATTAGGGTGTTATCGCTAGGATCACTCAAAACCACCGTGATGCTTTGATGGTGTTGTGGTTCAAATGGCTTATGTGGATTGGTTTGCACAAAGATAGTGAGCGCGCCCGTGACTGACTTTTGGCTTCTGAGCTTCTCGGCACCTCTTGCAGCATGAGTAGCTACAGACTCAGCCAACTCTTCCATAGAGGTCACTGGCTTACCAAAACTTCTTGAAGAAATGATCTGTTGTTTAGCTGGAGCGACTTCTTCGAGCTGCAAGCAAGATACACCACGCAACTCGTAGCAAATACGCTCAATCACCACGCCGAACTGTTGACGCATGGCTTGTGGTGATACTTGCACCAAATCAAATACGCTATTGATCTTGAGCTCTTTGAGTTTCTTGGCAGTCTTGCTGCCAATACCCCATACCTCACCTACTGCTGTCTCTGCCATCCATTGGTAAAGCACTTCTTTGGGCATGGAGCTGATGTCACATACGCCAGCAAACTGGGGATTCTTTTTAGCCAAGTGGTTCGCGAATTTAGCAAGCGTCTTGCTAGCGCCGATACCAACACATACTGGCAAGCCTGTTGTGTCTTTAACATCTTGCTTGATGATTTGACCTAAGCTAGTTGGGTCAGCGTATTGCTTGAGCACTGTCTCAATTTGCAAAAAACTCTCATCAATACTGTAGACCTCGAGATTGGGTGTGAACTTTCTTAAGACCTCTACCACCCTGCCACTCATATCGCCATACAAGGTGTAGTTTGATGAATAGGCGGCAATGCCATGCTGCTTAGCTAGGTCTTTCATCTGAAACCAGGGCGTACCCATCTTCACCCCTAAGGCCTTGACTTCAGCACTACGTGCTACGGCGCAACCATCGTTATTCGACAGAACTACCATCGGTACACCTTCTAACTTAGGGGCAAACACCCGCTCGCAAGAGACGTAGAAGTTATTGACATCTACGAGCGCGAAGAGTTGATTGGTTTGACCGGATTGGTTCATGCGACCCTCCCGTTTCTGCTACTGGCGTGGCTGTACTTCCGTACTACTCCGACCACAACGCCCCAAATTTGGAGCTCACTACCCTCTTCAAAAGTAATCGGCTGGTATTGGGGGTTCTCGGGTTGCAATTCGGTTTTGCCCCGTAACTGATAGAGGCGCTTGATGGTGTACTCATCGTTCACTATGGCCACGACGATGTCTTTATGTTTTGGCTTCAGGGCCTTATCAACCACTACCTTATCGCCATCACAAATGCCGGCTCCCAGCATGGAATCGCCCTTGACGGTAAACATGAAAGTGGCTGGCTTGTTTTGCACCAAATAGCTATTGAGATCGAGCCCCTCCTCAGCGTAATCAGCCGCTGGACTCGGAAATCCTGCTGAAATACGATGGCTGAGCAAGGTGAACTCAAAGGCAGAACCAACCGCCAAGGCTTGTGGGGCTTGGGTCAGAGTGCTTTCTGTAGCGTTTGGTGGAAGTGCGATAAGTGCCATAGGTTCTAATATACTGTATATCCATACAGTATTTCAATACCCGGGACTTATTTGATGCAAAAACCCCTACAGGAGGGGTTTTTGTTGCTTTTTTAGCTACGCACGCACCTCAAGCGATTACGTCAATCTATCAAACAATTTGTGCAATTTCACCTTTAGAAGAAACTAGGTAGGCTTTCGCGGGTTTATCTTTCCGAATTCTGCCAAGCTCTTCTTTATAGGCGCCCAGTTGAGCTCGATACTTCTCATACGCTGGGCTACCCTCTTCTGGAATAGTGAGTTTGTAGTCGATTATGGCAAGGTGATCCTCAAACTCTACTAAACGATCCATGCGATAGCTCTTACCCTCTTTGCTGACAATATCCAACTCGTTCCAAGCTTGCACCCACTGGTTTTCAGTGAGATACGGTTTTAGATTGGAGGCATTGATCACAATCTGTACACGCTCTGTCAGTTTTTTAGCCTGCTCTTGATCAATGCCTAACCAATTCATAAGCTCTTGCTCGCTAGGCATAGGTGGCTTGGTTTGGCTAGTGGAGTCTGGGACGAGGAACTCAAGCAGTTTATGAAAGTGCGTACCCTCTTCCAAAATTTCTGGATCGGGATCTTCTTTCGCTGTCGTCACACTAGATTGAACTGTTGCACCACTCGCAATATCGAGCAACTGCTGTTGGTGACTCGTTTTTGCCTGATCCCACGCAATCTGGAAATCCTCAATACTAAAAGTATCTGAGTCCAAAGCGCTATCTGTTGACTTATGTTCATTTGCTACACCGCTTGGATTAGCAACAACTACCTCAGCAAGCTCAAGAGTGGGCAACTTTCCGACTTGGGCCCTAGCGTACCAAGATTTCTGATCCAGTCCAATGGCATTTTTTGTCGTAGGCTCCTTCGCCACACCGCTAATCCATAAGCCTTGCTTAGCACGCGTCATTGCTACATAAAGTAAGTTCCAGTTTTCATTTTGACTGATTACCTCTTCATCCTCTCGAATTTTACTGCGAGGAAAAGTGAGTCCTGCCTTGGTATACATCGACAGATGAGATGGACTTCTATCGTTAGGTGACCACTCTAATAAAACGCCAGAATGATCAGAGGCACCAACGGTGTGGTTAGCATCCAAAATAATCACAAATGGAGACTCAAGCCCCTTAGCCCCATGAATTGTCATGAGTCTTACACGCTTATGCCTATCCTCTTCTGACATCTCGCTATCCTCATCTACCTGCGCAAGCTCTACCTCAGATTCCGACTCTGCCTCACCTTCATCTGGCGTTTCATCATCATCGCTACGTCGCATAGCATTAATCTCATCAATAAAGCGGCTTAAGCTTGGATAACGACCACCATCCTGATTAAGAGAAAGCTCCAAGAAAGCATCTAGATTGGCAACTACCTGCGCACGTGCCAACGGCTGAGCACAGGCGGCATATGCAAAGCGTAAATTACTCTCTTGATAAATTTCATCTAACAAGTCATGTACCGGTAAATGCTCGGCCAATACGCGCCAATGCTCCAAAAAGTACGCAGCCTTTTTGGCTGATGCATCTAGACTATCCTGCAGCACATCCCACCAAGAGTGATAGTGCTCATGTTTTGCTTTGGCAATACTCAATGCCTGCATTTGCTGTTCAGTAAAACTAAAAATTGGACTTCTGAGTACCTGGGCTAGAGGTAGATCATGGCGTGGTGAGAGCAGCACTGTCAGCAATGCAATCAAATCATCAATCTCAAGAGTATTGAGAAGACCCCCAAGTCTAGAGCTGTCATAAGCAAGGTCTGCTTCGCGCAGCGCCCTCTCAAACTGCGGTAAAAATTTACGGCGCTTAACAAGCAATAAGAAGTCACTCTCTCTAGCGGCGCGCCAAAATTTTCGACCATCCTCTTCGTCAATTACTTGTCGCGTTGCCAATATATGATGAATCCACTTGGCAATCTGTTGACCTTCAACATAGCGCTGTGTAGTTGCAGTGGTTTGGTTTACATCCGTAATAGGAGCCCCAAAAGCGCTACCCTGACGCGGAGCTAACTCCTCCTTAACATAGGGAATAAGCGGCAATAGCGCAGCTTCACCCTCTTTTGAATACGGCGCATCTGGCAATCCCTCGGGAAATGCCTCCCATAGGGTTTCTTGCTCATGAAACTGATATGTAGGTGGTATCTGTGATGGAGCAAATGTGTCGTTTACAGCCGCGTTAATTTTGGGCGCATTGCGACGTGTTGTATCGAGATCCAGTGCCACAGCACCCATTTCCGTCTTTAAGAATGTTGTTGCGCTAATAAATAAACGGGGATCAGCTCTGCGAAAGCGATAAATCGATTGCTTAGGATCGCCCACAATAAAGACGCTCGGTCTCTCTTTTGTTTGGCCATATGCTTCAAACCATGAACGCAAAATCTGCCACTGTAAAGGATTAGTATCTTGAAACTCGTCCACTAAGATATGCTTATATTTAGCGTCCAACCTCGCCTGTAAGTAGGCAGCATTAGCGTAGTCGCCCATCAACTTGCTAACACCAATCTCTAAATCATCAAAATCACGCACTCGCATTGCTTCTTTAGCGCTCGCGACATGGTCCATCATGCGCTCACTCATTGCAAACCAGGCTTGGTTTAACTCAAAGACTTCTTTTTCGGCTTGCCAAGCTAAATAATCAACAAATGCCTGTGCCCAAGCTTGCTTATAGGCGACATGATCCGATTCAAGATCTAGCTGACCTTCCGCCTCTAAATAATCATGAACAGCACCAAGAGCCCTGTTAGTGTTATCACGTGGATCACCATCACCATTTAAAAAGACTACTTGCAGTAGAGCGGCGATTTCCATCACATCGCCACCACGCTGCATACACTCTAGCGCCCTCACTAATTGGGGTACGAACGCTAACTCTTGTTTACTACTATGAGAAAAACAGCGCACCAAAAACTCTAGATCTGCCCTTGCCTGAGGTGCATTCCACATCTGAAGCAGCGGGTTCTCTAGACTGAGTCTAGGTAAATATTGCTTGAAGTGTTCAATCGGTTGAATGCCTTTTTGCTTACAACTCTCAACAAAGAAAGTCCAGGCACCCCGTTGCTTCATGAGGCCATAGTTGCCCATCAAAAACTTTTCTGTATTGCTTGCACCTAAATTCCTTAGAAGAACGTCATAGTGCGCCTTGAGATCGGATGGAAGATCGCCCCACCAATCAGCCAGGCATTCATCTAGCAGTCTTTTTCCATCCTCGCGCAAACTAAAACCGGGCTGTACTTCCGCCGAGATTGGGGCAGCATTGAGCAATCTGCCGAACCAACCATGGAAAGTGTCAATCACTATTGACTGTGGACTAGCGAGAACCTTGATATACAGACTTTTGGCTTCGGGTAGCAATGATGTAGCTTGAGCCTCTTCAAGACCTCTTTTGCACAGCTCATCTAAAAGATCTTCGTCACTCATCGTGGAAAATTGCTCTAACAAACTATAAAGACGATCACGCATCTCTTGCGCAGCTTTACGTGTAAAGGTTAGGGCTAGAATTTCTGATGGTTTTGACCCTGATAGCAAAAGACGAATCATACGAGCAACTAATAGCCATGTTTTGCCACTCCCTGCGCAAGCAGAAACAATGACTGACTTACTAGGGTCGCAAGCTATGGCGTTATCAAACTTTTTCACCACATCCCTTTCCTGCAAACGCCTCTTGCCTCACAATATTTACAGACGCCATCTGGCGCAAAAGCAGTCATGTCTTTTCTAGACCATAAATTTTGCATGTCTTCCGTAATTTGCTGATCAAAAGCTGGCATTAACTC is part of the Polynucleobacter sp. es-EL-1 genome and harbors:
- a CDS encoding exodeoxyribonuclease V subunit beta gives rise to the protein MKKFDNAIACDPSKSVIVSACAGSGKTWLLVARMIRLLLSGSKPSEILALTFTRKAAQEMRDRLYSLLEQFSTMSDEDLLDELCKRGLEEAQATSLLPEAKSLYIKVLASPQSIVIDTFHGWFGRLLNAAPISAEVQPGFSLREDGKRLLDECLADWWGDLPSDLKAHYDVLLRNLGASNTEKFLMGNYGLMKQRGAWTFFVESCKQKGIQPIEHFKQYLPRLSLENPLLQMWNAPQARADLEFLVRCFSHSSKQELAFVPQLVRALECMQRGGDVMEIAALLQVVFLNGDGDPRDNTNRALGAVHDYLEAEGQLDLESDHVAYKQAWAQAFVDYLAWQAEKEVFELNQAWFAMSERMMDHVASAKEAMRVRDFDDLEIGVSKLMGDYANAAYLQARLDAKYKHILVDEFQDTNPLQWQILRSWFEAYGQTKERPSVFIVGDPKQSIYRFRRADPRLFISATTFLKTEMGAVALDLDTTRRNAPKINAAVNDTFAPSQIPPTYQFHEQETLWEAFPEGLPDAPYSKEGEAALLPLIPYVKEELAPRQGSAFGAPITDVNQTTATTQRYVEGQQIAKWIHHILATRQVIDEEDGRKFWRAARESDFLLLVKRRKFLPQFERALREADLAYDSSRLGGLLNTLEIDDLIALLTVLLSPRHDLPLAQVLRSPIFSFTEQQMQALSIAKAKHEHYHSWWDVLQDSLDASAKKAAYFLEHWRVLAEHLPVHDLLDEIYQESNLRFAYAACAQPLARAQVVANLDAFLELSLNQDGGRYPSLSRFIDEINAMRRSDDDETPDEGEAESESEVELAQVDEDSEMSEEDRHKRVRLMTIHGAKGLESPFVIILDANHTVGASDHSGVLLEWSPNDRSPSHLSMYTKAGLTFPRSKIREDEEVISQNENWNLLYVAMTRAKQGLWISGVAKEPTTKNAIGLDQKSWYARAQVGKLPTLELAEVVVANPSGVANEHKSTDSALDSDTFSIEDFQIAWDQAKTSHQQQLLDIASGATVQSSVTTAKEDPDPEILEEGTHFHKLLEFLVPDSTSQTKPPMPSEQELMNWLGIDQEQAKKLTERVQIVINASNLKPYLTENQWVQAWNELDIVSKEGKSYRMDRLVEFEDHLAIIDYKLTIPEEGSPAYEKYRAQLGAYKEELGRIRKDKPAKAYLVSSKGEIAQIV
- a CDS encoding LexA family transcriptional regulator encodes the protein MALIALPPNATESTLTQAPQALAVGSAFEFTLLSHRISAGFPSPAADYAEEGLDLNSYLVQNKPATFMFTVKGDSMLGAGICDGDKVVVDKALKPKHKDIVVAIVNDEYTIKRLYQLRGKTELQPENPQYQPITFEEGSELQIWGVVVGVVRKYSHASSRNGRVA
- a CDS encoding Y-family DNA polymerase; the protein is MNQSGQTNQLFALVDVNNFYVSCERVFAPKLEGVPMVVLSNNDGCAVARSAEVKALGVKMGTPWFQMKDLAKQHGIAAYSSNYTLYGDMSGRVVEVLRKFTPNLEVYSIDESFLQIETVLKQYADPTSLGQIIKQDVKDTTGLPVCVGIGASKTLAKFANHLAKKNPQFAGVCDISSMPKEVLYQWMAETAVGEVWGIGSKTAKKLKELKINSVFDLVQVSPQAMRQQFGVVIERICYELRGVSCLQLEEVAPAKQQIISSRSFGKPVTSMEELAESVATHAARGAEKLRSQKSVTGALTIFVQTNPHKPFEPQHHQSITVVLSDPSDNTLILTSAALKGLKQIYKTGFKYKKAGVILNLLADKPTMQQSLFDDMEVKGKSAGLMKAMDSINSRFGNAAIKTAASGTKQDWKMRSGNRSPNYTTQWDELPVAQ